The Streptomyces sp. P9-A4 genome contains a region encoding:
- a CDS encoding ABC transporter permease yields MSTQTPQPSQAAPDTTRIHNIGYRSYDGPRLGRSYARRSLFSQSLRGAYGLGRSAKSKVLPMLLFGVMCIPALIFVAIAVFTKQSKLSIEYTQYAVFLQVVIGIYLASQAPQSVSRDLRFRTVPLYFSRPIERADYVLAKYGAMASALFILTAVPLLIMWIGSMLAKMDFAEQAKMFGQGLVSVALLSLLFAGVGLVMAALTPRRGFGVAAVIGVLTISYGAVSTLMGIAYTTENKGAIEWLGLFSPISLIDGVQTAFLGAPPMFPELGGPGAGVGMVYLLVVLALIAASYGILMRRYRKVGL; encoded by the coding sequence ATGAGCACACAGACCCCCCAGCCCTCCCAGGCCGCTCCCGACACGACCCGGATCCACAACATCGGCTACCGGTCGTACGACGGCCCGCGCCTGGGCCGGTCGTACGCGCGCAGGTCGCTGTTCTCGCAGTCCCTGCGCGGCGCGTACGGCCTGGGCCGCAGCGCCAAGTCGAAGGTGCTGCCGATGCTGCTCTTCGGCGTGATGTGCATCCCGGCGCTGATCTTCGTCGCGATCGCGGTCTTCACCAAGCAGTCCAAGCTGTCGATCGAGTACACGCAGTACGCGGTCTTCCTCCAGGTCGTCATCGGCATCTACCTGGCCTCGCAGGCCCCGCAGTCGGTCTCCCGCGACCTCCGGTTCAGAACCGTGCCGCTGTACTTCTCCCGCCCGATCGAGCGCGCGGACTACGTCCTCGCCAAGTACGGCGCGATGGCGTCGGCGCTGTTCATCCTCACGGCCGTCCCGCTGCTGATCATGTGGATCGGCTCGATGCTCGCCAAGATGGACTTCGCCGAGCAGGCCAAGATGTTCGGCCAGGGGCTCGTCTCCGTGGCCCTGCTCTCGCTGCTCTTCGCCGGCGTCGGCCTGGTCATGGCCGCGCTGACCCCGCGCCGCGGCTTCGGCGTCGCCGCCGTGATCGGCGTGCTGACCATCTCGTACGGTGCGGTCTCGACGCTCATGGGCATCGCCTACACCACGGAGAACAAGGGCGCCATCGAGTGGCTCGGCCTGTTCTCCCCGATCAGCCTCATCGACGGCGTGCAGACCGCCTTCCTGGGCGCACCGCCCATGTTCCCCGAGCTCGGGGGACCGGGTGCCGGTGTCGGCATGGTCTATCTGCTGGTCGTCCTCGCGCTCATCGCCGCCTCGTACGGCATCCTGATGCGCCGCTACCGAAAGGTCGGGCTGTGA
- a CDS encoding ABC transporter ATP-binding protein has product MTTLHIDHVSRWFGNVVAVNDITMTVGPGVTGLLGPNGAGKSTLINMMGGFLDPSTGAVTLDGQTIWGNESVYRQIGVVPEREAMYDFLTGREFVLANAELQGLGAKEAQQALATVEMEYAQDRKISTYSKGMRQRVKMASALVHEPSVLLLDEPFNGMDPRQRMQLMELLRRMGAEGRTVLFSSHILEEVEQLASHIEVIVAGRHAASGDFRKIRRLMTDRPHRYLVRSSDDRALAAALIADPSTAGIEVDHAEGGLRVQAVDFGRFTELLPKVARERGIRLLTVSPSDESLESVFSYLVAA; this is encoded by the coding sequence GTGACAACGCTCCACATCGACCACGTCTCCCGCTGGTTCGGGAACGTCGTGGCCGTGAACGACATCACGATGACGGTGGGTCCGGGCGTCACCGGCCTCCTCGGCCCGAACGGCGCCGGGAAGTCGACCCTCATCAACATGATGGGCGGCTTCCTCGACCCCTCCACCGGCGCCGTCACCCTCGACGGTCAGACGATCTGGGGGAACGAGTCGGTCTACCGCCAGATCGGTGTCGTGCCCGAGCGGGAGGCGATGTACGACTTCCTGACCGGCCGCGAGTTCGTCCTGGCCAACGCGGAGCTGCAGGGCCTCGGCGCCAAGGAGGCCCAGCAGGCCCTGGCCACGGTCGAGATGGAGTACGCCCAGGACCGCAAGATCTCCACGTACAGCAAGGGCATGCGGCAGCGCGTGAAGATGGCCTCGGCCCTCGTCCACGAGCCGTCGGTGCTGCTGCTCGACGAGCCGTTCAACGGCATGGACCCGCGCCAGCGCATGCAGCTGATGGAGCTGCTGCGGCGGATGGGCGCGGAGGGCCGCACGGTCCTGTTCTCCTCGCACATCCTGGAGGAGGTCGAGCAGCTGGCCTCCCACATCGAGGTGATCGTGGCCGGACGGCACGCGGCCTCCGGTGACTTCCGCAAGATCCGCCGGCTGATGACGGACCGGCCGCACCGCTACCTGGTCCGCTCCAGCGACGACCGGGCGCTCGCCGCCGCGCTGATCGCCGACCCGTCCACGGCCGGCATCGAGGTCGACCACGCGGAGGGCGGCCTGCGCGTGCAGGCGGTGGACTTCGGGCGGTTCACGGAACTGCTGCCGAAGGTCGCGCGCGAGCGGGGGATCCGTCTCCTGACGGTCTCGCCCTCGGACGAGTCCCTCGAATCGGTCTTCTCATACCTCGTCGCGGCCTGA
- a CDS encoding ABC transporter ATP-binding protein: MIATESLSKRFPRVTALDRLSLDIGPGVTGLVGANGAGKSTMIKILLGLSPATEGRAEVLGLDVRTSGAEIRERVGYMPEHDCLPPDVSATEFVVHMARMSGLPATAARERTADTLRHVGLYEERYRPMGGYSTGMKQRVKLAQALVHDPKLVLLDEPTNGLDPVGRDEMLGLIRRVWTDFGISVLVTSHLLGELERTCDHVVVIDGGRLLRSSSTSEFTRSTTTLAVEVTDSDTHPDGTAALRAALSAAGVVLHAGVEDGLPGAGHILLLDAPGEETYDLVRDTVSDLGLGLVRMEQRRHHIAEVFKPEAAEASPQHEEVPAR, encoded by the coding sequence GTGATCGCGACCGAAAGCCTCAGCAAGCGGTTCCCCCGGGTGACCGCGCTTGACCGGCTCTCCCTGGACATCGGGCCCGGTGTGACCGGACTCGTGGGTGCCAACGGAGCCGGCAAGTCCACCATGATCAAGATCCTGCTCGGACTCTCCCCCGCCACGGAGGGCCGCGCCGAGGTCCTGGGCCTGGACGTGCGGACGTCCGGCGCCGAGATCCGTGAGCGCGTGGGATACATGCCCGAGCACGACTGCCTCCCACCGGACGTCTCGGCCACCGAGTTCGTCGTCCACATGGCGCGGATGTCCGGGCTGCCCGCGACCGCCGCGCGCGAGCGGACCGCCGACACCCTGCGCCACGTCGGTCTGTACGAGGAGCGGTACCGCCCCATGGGCGGCTACTCGACGGGCATGAAGCAGCGGGTGAAGCTCGCCCAGGCCCTGGTCCACGACCCGAAGCTGGTCCTCCTCGACGAACCGACGAACGGCCTGGACCCGGTCGGGCGCGACGAGATGCTGGGACTGATCCGCCGGGTCTGGACCGACTTCGGCATCTCCGTCCTCGTCACCTCCCACCTCCTCGGTGAGCTGGAGCGGACCTGCGACCACGTCGTCGTCATCGACGGCGGACGGCTCCTCCGCTCCAGCTCCACCAGCGAGTTCACCCGCAGCACCACGACGCTCGCGGTCGAGGTCACCGATTCCGACACCCACCCCGACGGCACGGCGGCGCTCCGCGCGGCCCTCTCCGCCGCGGGTGTCGTCCTCCACGCGGGCGTGGAGGACGGTCTGCCCGGCGCCGGTCACATCCTGCTCCTGGATGCGCCCGGCGAGGAGACGTACGACCTGGTGCGGGACACCGTCTCGGACCTCGGTCTCGGTCTCGTCCGCATGGAGCAGCGCCGCCACCACATCGCCGAGGTCTTCAAGCCGGAAGCCGCCGAGGCGTCCCCGCAGCACGAGGAGGTGCCGGCCCGATGA
- a CDS encoding M24 family metallopeptidase, which produces MASAVTGELSAELRGFRETQRLAYECAEAVAAQLRPGVTEREAARMQREWLYERGVRDWFHRPFAWFGDRTAFVDFKIPLQFFPTTKRLEAGMPFILDMAPVHKGHTADIGYSGCLGLNPLHDKLLADLRDHRELILREVRERRTLREIYQDVDRLMVRQGYANRHRAYPFGVIAHKIDRVRERRWSPTLFGFGTQALKGLASDALHGHRDGWSPLWSPYTFSDHEPQPGLWAVEPHLGFRGTGAKFEEILVVTDSRDPEQSAFWLDDDLPHVRRWNERAV; this is translated from the coding sequence ATGGCCTCAGCAGTGACAGGGGAACTCTCCGCGGAGCTGCGGGGGTTCAGAGAGACGCAGCGCCTCGCCTACGAGTGCGCCGAGGCCGTCGCGGCACAGCTCAGGCCGGGGGTGACCGAGCGCGAGGCCGCCCGGATGCAGCGGGAGTGGCTGTACGAGCGAGGGGTGCGGGACTGGTTCCACCGGCCCTTCGCCTGGTTCGGCGACCGCACGGCCTTCGTCGACTTCAAGATCCCTCTGCAGTTCTTCCCGACCACCAAGCGCCTGGAAGCGGGGATGCCGTTCATCCTCGACATGGCCCCGGTCCACAAGGGGCACACGGCCGACATCGGCTACAGCGGCTGCCTGGGCCTCAACCCCCTGCACGACAAGCTGCTCGCCGACCTCCGGGACCACCGCGAACTGATCCTGCGCGAGGTGCGCGAGCGCCGTACGCTCCGCGAGATCTACCAGGACGTCGACCGGCTCATGGTCCGCCAGGGGTACGCGAACCGGCACCGGGCCTATCCCTTCGGGGTCATAGCCCACAAGATCGACCGGGTGAGGGAGCGCCGCTGGTCGCCGACGCTCTTCGGCTTCGGCACCCAGGCGCTCAAGGGCCTCGCGAGCGACGCCCTGCACGGGCACCGGGACGGCTGGTCGCCGCTCTGGTCGCCGTACACGTTCTCCGACCACGAGCCGCAGCCGGGCCTGTGGGCGGTCGAGCCGCACCTCGGATTCCGGGGTACGGGCGCGAAGTTCGAGGAGATCCTGGTCGTCACCGACTCCCGGGACCCCGAGCAGAGCGCGTTCTGGCTGGACGACGATCTGCCGCACGTGCGGCGCTGGAACGAGAGGGCGGTCTGA